From Heteronotia binoei isolate CCM8104 ecotype False Entrance Well chromosome 12, APGP_CSIRO_Hbin_v1, whole genome shotgun sequence, the proteins below share one genomic window:
- the NFU1 gene encoding NFU1 iron-sulfur cluster scaffold homolog, mitochondrial isoform X3, whose amino-acid sequence MQLFRIEGVKSVFFGTDFITVTKDSEDTDWNLIKPDIYATIMDFYASGLPIITEEAPRTDTASSEEEDEVVLMIKELLDTRIRPTVQEDGGDVIFRGFEDGIVQLKLQGACTSCPSSIITLKNGIQNMLQFYIPEVEGVEQVVDDDKEEANSA is encoded by the exons AT gcAGCTTTTCAGGATTGAAGGAGTTAAAAGTGTGTTCTTTGGAACAGACTTCATCACAGTAACAAAG GACAGCGAAGATACTGATTGGAACTTAATAAAACCAGATATTTATGCAACTATAATGGATTTCTATGCTTCTGGATTACCTATTATTACTGAAGAGGCACCTCGTACAGACACAG CatcctctgaagaagaagatgaagttgTATTAATGATAAAAGAACTGCTGGATACTCGAATTAG GCCAACTGTCCAGGAAGATGGGGGTGATGTCATATTCAGAGGTTTTGAAGATGGAATTGTGCAGTTGAAATTGCAGGGCGCATGCACTAGCTGTCCCAGTTCTATCATAACACTGAAGAATGGAATTCAAAATATGCTGCAGTTCTATATTCCAGAAGTAGAAGGTGTAGAACAG GTTGTTGATgatgataaagaagaagcaaactCAGCCTGA
- the NFU1 gene encoding NFU1 iron-sulfur cluster scaffold homolog, mitochondrial isoform X1, with product MAMAAVAARRLGVTAAGLGGRLSHWGKKEVNVAPKAALHLAVQQKPFLSSAALRIALRSMFIQTQDTPNPNSLKFIPGKPVLEARTIEFTSPASTYCSPLARQLFRIEGVKSVFFGTDFITVTKDSEDTDWNLIKPDIYATIMDFYASGLPIITEEAPRTDTASSEEEDEVVLMIKELLDTRIRPTVQEDGGDVIFRGFEDGIVQLKLQGACTSCPSSIITLKNGIQNMLQFYIPEVEGVEQVVDDDKEEANSA from the exons ATGGCTATGGCGGCTGTAGCTGCGCGGCGGTTGGGAGTGACCGCGGCGGGGCTGGGTGGCCG TCTCTCTcactggggaaaaaaagaagTTAATGTAGCGCCTAAAGCAGCTCTACACCTTGCTGTACAACAGAAgccattcctttcatctgcagcaCTACGGATAGCAT TAAGATCTATGTTTATTCAGACACAGGATACTCCAAACCCAAACAGCTTGAAATTTATCCCAGGAAAGCCAGTTCTGGAGGCTAGAACTATAGAATTCACTTCTCCAGCTTCCACATATTGCTCACCCTTAgcaag gcAGCTTTTCAGGATTGAAGGAGTTAAAAGTGTGTTCTTTGGAACAGACTTCATCACAGTAACAAAG GACAGCGAAGATACTGATTGGAACTTAATAAAACCAGATATTTATGCAACTATAATGGATTTCTATGCTTCTGGATTACCTATTATTACTGAAGAGGCACCTCGTACAGACACAG CatcctctgaagaagaagatgaagttgTATTAATGATAAAAGAACTGCTGGATACTCGAATTAG GCCAACTGTCCAGGAAGATGGGGGTGATGTCATATTCAGAGGTTTTGAAGATGGAATTGTGCAGTTGAAATTGCAGGGCGCATGCACTAGCTGTCCCAGTTCTATCATAACACTGAAGAATGGAATTCAAAATATGCTGCAGTTCTATATTCCAGAAGTAGAAGGTGTAGAACAG GTTGTTGATgatgataaagaagaagcaaactCAGCCTGA
- the NFU1 gene encoding NFU1 iron-sulfur cluster scaffold homolog, mitochondrial isoform X2, with protein MFIQTQDTPNPNSLKFIPGKPVLEARTIEFTSPASTYCSPLARQLFRIEGVKSVFFGTDFITVTKDSEDTDWNLIKPDIYATIMDFYASGLPIITEEAPRTDTASSEEEDEVVLMIKELLDTRIRPTVQEDGGDVIFRGFEDGIVQLKLQGACTSCPSSIITLKNGIQNMLQFYIPEVEGVEQVVDDDKEEANSA; from the exons ATGTTTATTCAGACACAGGATACTCCAAACCCAAACAGCTTGAAATTTATCCCAGGAAAGCCAGTTCTGGAGGCTAGAACTATAGAATTCACTTCTCCAGCTTCCACATATTGCTCACCCTTAgcaag gcAGCTTTTCAGGATTGAAGGAGTTAAAAGTGTGTTCTTTGGAACAGACTTCATCACAGTAACAAAG GACAGCGAAGATACTGATTGGAACTTAATAAAACCAGATATTTATGCAACTATAATGGATTTCTATGCTTCTGGATTACCTATTATTACTGAAGAGGCACCTCGTACAGACACAG CatcctctgaagaagaagatgaagttgTATTAATGATAAAAGAACTGCTGGATACTCGAATTAG GCCAACTGTCCAGGAAGATGGGGGTGATGTCATATTCAGAGGTTTTGAAGATGGAATTGTGCAGTTGAAATTGCAGGGCGCATGCACTAGCTGTCCCAGTTCTATCATAACACTGAAGAATGGAATTCAAAATATGCTGCAGTTCTATATTCCAGAAGTAGAAGGTGTAGAACAG GTTGTTGATgatgataaagaagaagcaaactCAGCCTGA